From Nymphalis io chromosome 29, ilAglIoxx1.1, whole genome shotgun sequence:
GAGACTTTCCTCGCGACATCGATTTAATAACTTGGTCGACATCCTTCGCTGTGAAACTAGTACTTATCTCCCGACCATGGACATCCCCCAAACTGAACGACCGTGATGGGCCCAAGGGTAAGTTTACTGTAAAATTATTCCTAAACATATTGGCAATTATCTGAGAATCAGTTACACCATTGATGCTGGTCTTCCAAAAACTCCGAAAATCATGTTTAGCGTGCTGTTTTGATGGATATGAAGAGGTCTGCAACTTGAGAAGAGATCATGAATTcgattctaatttaaaaaaaaatgtaaggatTGCTAGTATCGTGTAAAATATCgtgtatttattaacaattttgcgGAAGTTATCTTAATGTTAGACAAAGCCTGATGACGCAGGTTTATGCAAAATCCATTGAAAGGAAAAAAAggaaagtttaatttaaatttgcttcAACCGTTATGGATGTTTTTGGTCAACAACCAAGAATTACAAAATATCTAAAGAAAAACGTCCTAAaacggtgtttttttttattttaaattcattcgttaaaaatacctatataatattttataagcgaaatgaaacaacaaataaattcattaaatattgttatatttaaattatacataacattatataaataatacaaattgtcCTATGTACATTTAagcgcaaatatttttaaaaagttttctttaatCTGTTTACCAAATGTCAGTGTCATTAAATTTTCCCGCCACTATATTTTGGAAATTGAACTAAATTTCGCTTACATCAATTATAACCTTCCATTTCGAACACTTGGTGATTACTTTTCATATGATTTTTAAGACTCCCGCTATGTGTGAACGCTGTATTACAAACATCGCACTTAAACCTCCTTTCACTGCTATGGGATCGTATATGTTCTTGCAAAGATTGCAATCTCGGATAACTTTTATCACAAAATTCGCACCTAAAATTCCTCTCTCCCGTATGAGTCGCCATgtgttccttcaaacgagatgGTAGATAGAACCTTTGATCGCACAGATCGCATTGATGTCGGTACACTTTCAAATGGTTACGGCGATTGTGTTCCATCAGCGTCTTACGTCTATTGTAAACTTTATCACACAACTTACAAGGAAACGTGCGCTTGTCGCCGTGAACTTCGATCAAATGTCGGTTGCGCAACGCGTATGAAAGAAATGTCGCGTCGCATTTGTAACAATTGACAAAAGGTTTCTTTTCATGGACCGTCGCGACGTGTAAACTTCGACTGTATTTCGATTTCAAATTCTTACCGCATATCTCGCACGGAAAATTAACATCGATTTTATTGTGGGTTTTAATGTGCGTTCTCAACGACGCCTGTTCTAGAAAGCACGCGCCACACATGTCACAAGTAAATGTACCGAAATGATCGATCATGTGTTTTTTTAGGGAATCGAAATAAGGAAATACACTACTACACTCTGTGcatgtcaaattatttaatgtcaGACGAAACTTCAAAAATTCATTCGTGACAGGATAGATGACCTTCCCGTGTACGTTAGTGATGTGCGTCTTGAATGTGTCGAGATCGTCGATTTTTTCCGGACACAATCTACAATCGATTCTCGTGATATCGATTTTtggagtttttttattttccgtCGTATCCTCGAACAGTTCCTTCGGGTCGTGGGATAGTGTGTGCTCTCTGAGTTCGTTCGGATTCGTGAATTGGTCCTTGCAATAGTAACAATAATAGAAGCTGATGCGATTGTGAAATGGACAAACGTATGAATTGTGAACGATTGTGATTGTATTCGTGAACGCCATTTGGTCGTGATCGATggcttgtttttttaattgtaactttttctgagGCGGCGAATCtgtaatgaaataattgaaattgaaagcGACAGCGCGTGATTTTCGAGTTAGGTCTTCTAGACTTGTATTGTgtagaaaaattataatcatttacgTTAAAGCACAGATCTTGCTTTTGCTCGTTTCTAGCGATTTATCTAAAATCTGAATGGGACTTAACCTCCGCATATTcacaactttataaaaaaaatattaacttacaaCATAAATCAGTATTACTGAatcattattcaataaaaaaaccgCTTATACCTAAGTGTTACTAGATTTTAAATTTTCCCTTTTTTTAGGGAATTCgctcaaaataatttttaattttagtaattacaCAAGAGTATCTTATTTACCTGTTTTCAACAATTTATCCAGCTTTGACCTCAATCTGTGCATTTTCCCGCCGCTTCTCAATTCCTTACAAACTTTGCTCTTCTGGGTATTTCTAGTTTTCTTTAGAGGGAGGCTCGGTTTAACATTATCTTCATCTGTGGACGTTTGTGAAtccagttttatatttaaatcgtcATCTGAAATTTGTAAACAGAAACAAATTTTATACCTTTTCAGACGAAACAACtttatatattccttttttttaacgctggaaaaacgcgttacgcgtttccccacgggaacagtgagggggtatgtggggctcaccggtgaccaaggcgccgagtgcgccccgaacatcggaatacccagtaaaaaaccagcggtaccctttccgtcttaacaaggagcaccacgggatcgTTTGCGTATgttaccgtgacgctctgaaactttatcggaatacccactaaaaaaccagcggtaccaacTTCCAGAATCCGGGCTGCtcctgagaattttctgacagaactcaataactttttttttagtatataatactgagagattttttgacagaaaaaaaaacaataactttttattggcccgacctggaaattgaacccaggacttccgggtctgcggccttacatcaagccactagaccaacgaggcagttatggTATATAAGTATACCAATATAGCCGtagagttgattttttttaatgtgctaAACTCAAGATCTACcaatgtgatttaaatttttttttaagtaacctATTAAAAGACATTTTGAGGTAGATTCGCCATT
This genomic window contains:
- the LOC126779510 gene encoding zinc finger protein 37-like, encoding MEDVNLSKKNKGPLIDPALCRCCRSIKKCRLLTTEYEFMGAKEVYSDMFMDVFGLLLSHLEDESKESCICATCVSRLREACAFRRQVLQSEQMFIEARLQSKDETDQNVKIEIKTEPACDADSNDVTDIQDDRYDDDLNIKLDSQTSTDEDNVKPSLPLKKTRNTQKSKVCKELRSGGKMHRLRSKLDKLLKTDSPPQKKLQLKKQAIDHDQMAFTNTITIVHNSYVCPFHNRISFYYCYYCKDQFTNPNELREHTLSHDPKELFEDTTENKKTPKIDITRIDCRLCPEKIDDLDTFKTHITNVHGKVIYPVTNEFLKFRLTLNNLTCTECSSVFPYFDSLKKHMIDHFGTFTCDMCGACFLEQASLRTHIKTHNKIDVNFPCEICGKNLKSKYSRSLHVATVHEKKPFVNCYKCDATFLSYALRNRHLIEVHGDKRTFPCKLCDKVYNRRKTLMEHNRRNHLKVYRHQCDLCDQRFYLPSRLKEHMATHTGERNFRCEFCDKSYPRLQSLQEHIRSHSSERRFKCDVCNTAFTHSGSLKNHMKSNHQVFEMEGYN